The following nucleotide sequence is from Geitlerinema sp. PCC 9228.
CGTACCACAGCTTGGGTTCTGTCGCCCCAGGGAATATACAAATCGGAATTTTGGCGATCGCTAACTGCCAGAATACAATCTTGGTCTTTACTTGCATAATGGCTGCCCGTATCGGCACCACCGTCGTATATGCCCACCATCAGCGTCTGTTCCGGAACGTAGTGTTTCGCCCCTGTGGTCAAACTATCCGAGAGGCGATATTGTAAATTCTCCACCGGCACCACTTCCCAAACCAAGCGACCCACCAAACGATTTTTCCAAAGTCGGACCACGCGATCGCTTTCTTGCGTATCCATAGGGCACCCCAGCAACGCCAAAGCCGCCTCATTAATCGTCACAATCCGCCCCTGCATATCCGTAGAAATCACAGCATCAGACAAACTCTCCAAAATATCCTTCTGATACTGCTTCTCCACCATCACCTTTTCAAACAATTGAGCATTTTCCAGCGCAATCCCCGCTTGGGCATTAAACGCCTTCAAAAACGCCTCATCTGAATTCGTGAAACTACCCTTATGCTTGTTAATCAACTGCGTAACCCCCATCAGTTCCCCCCCACTATCGTACAGCGCCATACAGAGAATATTGCGCGTATGGTACCCCGTCCGTTGGTCCGTCGTCGGGTCAAAGCGCGGGTCTTGGTACGCATGGGGAATATTCACCGTTTCCCCCGTAGAAGCCACATAGCCAGCAATGCCCTTCGTCGCCGGAATGCGAATTTCCATCATCGTCTGCCCATCCGCCGCCGCCACCTTCGTCCACAGCTCGTTGGTTTCGCGACTGAGCAAAAAGATCGTACTGCGATCGGCTTGCATCAGTTCCTGCGCCCTTTCCATCACCGCCCGCAGGGTTGATTCCAAATCCAGACTTTTTCCCAAGGTCGTCGTCGCTTCCAAAAGCGCATTCAACCCCCGCTGATTGCGCGCCGCCCGATAAAAAGACTGGCAGCTTTCCAAAATAACACCAATGGAATCGGCAAAAGTTGCTAGCGTCTGTTCGTCTTCTTCATTAAAAGGAAAATTTTTCGCCTTGTTCAACAACTCCACCACCGCCACCCGTTGCTGGGTATCCTTACTGCTGTAAATAGGAGCGCAAAGGAGCGTCTGTGCCGCACAACCAAAAAACTCATCCACCTGCGGATTAAATAAGGGATGCTCCTGGGGACGGGCGAGATTGAGAAATTCCCCCGTACTCGCCACATGCCCTACAATTCCCGTATCCAAGGGCAAACGTAGCTCTTGATATTGACTGTCGCTGTTATGGGTGGAAGACCACAGCTGCCCCTGTTCCTCATCAATCAAGAAAATGATTGCCCGTTCCGCATCCAAAATTTGGCTAATCTTGCGGGTAAAAGCATCCAAAAGCTCTTCCAGGAGATTTTCCAGCGCTTCGTTATCAATCAGTTCGATCGCGAGGAGAGACTGTTGAAACTCCGCCGTAATAAAATCCAGCAAACAAATAAATTCCGAAACCGTGGACCCCTGCAGGCGGCTGGCAAGAGCCCCCATGCGGTTGCCGTGGGTTAGCGTAGCTAAAATGCTACCAGTAGGAGAAAAATTCATGGTATGCCCTGGCGAGTCAATTGGATGCTCAACCTACCCAGCAAAACGTCCTTGCTTGCCTTCCCAAAACTTGGGAAACTGCCTTTAGAGTATCTTATTTTGCCTAGAACTGCCATGCCGAACCGCCTCTAGCTGTTTCCCAGCCCATCAATGGTAGCCCTCTCTACTTCCAGGTTGGCAGCCAAAACCCCTCCAAGAAGAAGAAATAATGGAAAACCTGACAGCCACCAACCCGAATCTTTATAAATCTTCACAAATTCATTGGTAAGCAGCCAGGTTTTCTGCCAATTCCCCGCACCCGGTTTTCGATCAAGCGGCGGCTACCAAACTGTGGGCTTCTACGACAGCTTGATAGTAGC
It contains:
- a CDS encoding adenylate/guanylate cyclase domain-containing protein, with translation MNFSPTGSILATLTHGNRMGALASRLQGSTVSEFICLLDFITAEFQQSLLAIELIDNEALENLLEELLDAFTRKISQILDAERAIIFLIDEEQGQLWSSTHNSDSQYQELRLPLDTGIVGHVASTGEFLNLARPQEHPLFNPQVDEFFGCAAQTLLCAPIYSSKDTQQRVAVVELLNKAKNFPFNEEDEQTLATFADSIGVILESCQSFYRAARNQRGLNALLEATTTLGKSLDLESTLRAVMERAQELMQADRSTIFLLSRETNELWTKVAAADGQTMMEIRIPATKGIAGYVASTGETVNIPHAYQDPRFDPTTDQRTGYHTRNILCMALYDSGGELMGVTQLINKHKGSFTNSDEAFLKAFNAQAGIALENAQLFEKVMVEKQYQKDILESLSDAVISTDMQGRIVTINEAALALLGCPMDTQESDRVVRLWKNRLVGRLVWEVVPVENLQYRLSDSLTTGAKHYVPEQTLMVGIYDGGADTGSHYASKDQDCILAVSDRQNSDLYIPWGDRTQAVVRIHRRYIHAIERSINLTVNPLTNPEGSVRGGLVVLEDISQEKRMKTTMHRYMTPEVAERVMALGEDALMVGERKDVTILFSDIRGYTTLTENLGASEVVTLLNQYFETMVESVFNYEGTLDKFIGDALMAVFGAPLPLTEDHAWMAVQSALDMRERLAEFNQRRIIDRQPTIRFGIGISSGEVVSGNIGSKKRMDYTVIGDGVNLSSRLENATKEYGCDIIISESTYQLCGDRLWVRELDRIRVKGKNQAVDIYELIGDASQPLDDKTQEFLHLHQCGRQAYLKRDFSRALSYFEAAAGLQPRDRTVQLYRDRCAIYLRHPPPDSWDGTYTMLSK